A single genomic interval of Methanorbis rubei harbors:
- a CDS encoding type II secretion system F family protein — MHIKAERLFFLSLISGVLAGIATFILLAYLSQLVVPLSFFAVFPVYGAIIVSVWLLIAVASMYAAHVAILYLPVVECNSRKMRIDLSLFNVATYLYALHHSEPNLYAVINSLAKYADYYGEAAHELRQVVFDCEMTSSDLYVSLLRLSETTPSDKFRFFLTGLSSSYKTIGTATDYLRMKVEELRNEQRISQKVYLNTLGIIAEMYITIFVAGPLFIIIVVMVMGMISSANPLILAVIIYVMLPFGTAIFLLMLDIISEIHEDKSEKLHAMASIQEPEHFPSVSVVMPTESESLAFAQLAKNDKKEKYRSFTSSPVAHMKLHPEMVLLFSVPCALLVIGILYSLFVSVPLTPWTFIEWVTATEDIVMAGALVVLIPFAMFYAVKSRNARRVEESIPDFADQMASAVRHNMTLGQAVGLIATEGKSNILAEINLIRRDVYWGALITDAIQRFSDTVRLGSIDRMTILISQAEHFTNRLSEVLQIIAEDAKNMVTMKNERRGDMLLYVMVVYLAFFVFVFVQGILVVMFLPMMMQGGDGMSMIGGMTGGGSGGISLDVYDRLIYHSVVIHGFCSGLVAGMMGEGSALAGVKHSCIMMAIAMIVFVALKFFFMS, encoded by the coding sequence ATGCATATCAAAGCAGAGAGACTGTTTTTCCTCTCTCTCATCTCAGGAGTTCTTGCAGGCATAGCGACGTTTATCCTGCTCGCTTATCTGTCACAGCTGGTTGTGCCGCTCTCTTTCTTCGCGGTATTTCCTGTCTATGGTGCGATCATCGTTTCCGTCTGGCTGTTGATCGCAGTTGCTTCGATGTATGCTGCCCATGTCGCGATTTTATATCTTCCTGTTGTGGAGTGCAACAGCCGAAAAATGCGCATCGATCTGTCGCTCTTCAATGTGGCGACGTATTTGTATGCACTGCATCACAGTGAACCGAATCTGTACGCAGTTATTAATTCTCTTGCGAAGTATGCGGATTATTACGGTGAGGCGGCACATGAACTTCGGCAGGTTGTTTTCGATTGTGAAATGACCTCGTCTGATCTGTATGTTTCTCTTCTGAGACTTTCGGAGACGACGCCATCGGATAAGTTCCGGTTTTTCTTGACCGGTCTCTCCTCTTCATACAAGACGATTGGAACTGCGACTGACTATCTGCGGATGAAGGTCGAGGAACTTCGCAATGAACAGCGTATTTCCCAGAAGGTGTATCTGAATACGCTCGGAATTATTGCGGAGATGTATATTACAATCTTCGTTGCGGGTCCTCTGTTTATTATCATCGTGGTGATGGTGATGGGCATGATCTCAAGTGCGAATCCTTTGATCCTCGCTGTGATCATTTACGTGATGCTGCCGTTTGGAACCGCAATTTTTCTGCTGATGCTGGATATTATTTCAGAAATTCATGAGGATAAGTCTGAGAAACTTCATGCGATGGCTTCGATCCAGGAACCTGAGCATTTTCCTTCGGTTTCTGTGGTGATGCCAACTGAATCCGAGTCGCTGGCATTTGCACAGCTTGCGAAGAATGATAAGAAGGAAAAATATCGTTCGTTTACGAGTTCTCCTGTAGCTCATATGAAGCTCCATCCTGAGATGGTACTGCTGTTCAGTGTTCCGTGTGCGTTGTTGGTAATTGGAATTTTGTACTCTTTGTTTGTGTCTGTTCCTCTGACACCCTGGACATTTATTGAATGGGTTACGGCGACCGAGGATATTGTGATGGCTGGTGCTCTGGTTGTGCTGATTCCGTTTGCGATGTTTTATGCAGTGAAGTCACGAAATGCCAGACGGGTTGAGGAGTCTATTCCTGACTTTGCAGATCAGATGGCTTCTGCAGTGCGGCACAATATGACGCTAGGACAGGCTGTCGGGCTGATCGCGACAGAAGGTAAGAGTAATATTTTGGCTGAGATCAATCTGATTCGCCGGGATGTGTACTGGGGTGCTCTGATTACGGATGCTATCCAGAGGTTCAGTGATACGGTGCGTCTGGGTTCGATTGATCGAATGACTATTCTGATTTCTCAGGCAGAGCACTTTACGAACCGTTTGTCTGAGGTTCTGCAGATCATTGCCGAGGATGCGAAGAATATGGTGACTATGAAGAATGAGCGCCGCGGTGATATGCTGCTGTATGTGATGGTGGTGTATCTGGCATTCTTTGTGTTCGTGTTCGTGCAGGGTATTCTTGTGGTGATGTTTCTGCCGATGATGATGCAGGGTGGAGACGGGATGTCAATGATCGGCGGTATGACCGGAGGAGGTAGCGGCGGTATTTCGCTTGATGTGTATGATCGTCTGATCTATCACTCGGTGGTAATTCACGGCTTCTGTTCAGGACTCGTGGCTGGTATGATGGGTGAGGGCTCAGCACTTGCGGGTGTGAAGCATTCATGCATTATGATGGCTATTGCGATGATTGTGTTTGTTGCGCTGAAATTTTTCTTCATGTCGTAA
- a CDS encoding type IV pilin, whose protein sequence is MKSVAKKNDAVSPVIGTILLVAITVVLVAIVAAVVMGMVGGVGQSKTVGVTVTPSSVNTSHTGFILTVTGGPDAGSLSNVTAYMEGVTFAESGVVKNMSVGVPTFVQATAGAPKSGTLTLTGTFNDGSKYVIYQNQFSIPATTTT, encoded by the coding sequence ATGAAATCTGTAGCTAAGAAGAATGATGCAGTTTCGCCGGTTATCGGTACGATTCTGCTGGTGGCAATCACGGTTGTCCTTGTCGCAATCGTTGCCGCTGTCGTAATGGGTATGGTCGGCGGCGTCGGTCAGTCCAAGACTGTTGGTGTCACTGTTACGCCATCATCTGTAAACACCAGTCATACCGGTTTCATCTTAACCGTTACAGGCGGTCCAGATGCAGGTTCTCTGTCCAACGTCACTGCTTATATGGAAGGCGTAACTTTTGCTGAGAGTGGGGTTGTTAAAAACATGAGTGTTGGTGTACCTACGTTTGTACAAGCTACTGCTGGGGCACCCAAGAGCGGTACTCTTACGCTCACCGGAACCTTCAATGATGGCTCTAAGTACGTAATCTATCAGAACCAGTTTTCCATTCCGGCGACGACGACGACATAA
- a CDS encoding DUF7289 family protein, with protein MIRPVSDEGVTEIIGFVLIMGLVVMALFIMALIVPPMNGAELENELALGAVQDVSNLKYDMDILWEEKNLTNVTRSALIQLSTPKQGMISMLPAFKPTLGSATLTAGLSDLRITVGGETYDNLLRLTYSTANHYTENSVVMYDAGAVFAGTREYQSMLLVPSVGKGGDGTLFIVLPRQSSGTTSVTGNSFGVVNYTANVQGAKEYSGDQGSPVTIEISSPNEQVKRVWENLLKASGVVEQNGNLQYYGKVKVLSVNYAMKVQGAVPWQ; from the coding sequence ATGATCCGACCAGTGTCAGATGAGGGAGTTACAGAGATCATCGGGTTCGTGTTAATTATGGGACTCGTGGTCATGGCTCTGTTTATTATGGCTCTCATTGTTCCGCCGATGAATGGAGCGGAGCTGGAGAATGAACTGGCACTTGGCGCGGTTCAGGATGTTTCGAATCTGAAGTATGATATGGACATTTTGTGGGAGGAGAAGAATCTGACGAATGTGACACGGAGTGCTTTGATCCAACTTTCGACACCAAAACAGGGAATGATTTCGATGCTTCCGGCGTTTAAACCGACGCTTGGGTCGGCAACGCTGACTGCGGGGCTGTCGGATCTGAGAATAACGGTTGGTGGGGAAACATACGATAACCTTCTGCGGCTGACGTATTCGACGGCAAATCATTATACTGAAAATTCTGTGGTGATGTATGATGCGGGCGCGGTATTTGCGGGAACACGGGAGTATCAGTCGATGCTGCTTGTGCCGAGTGTGGGAAAGGGAGGTGACGGTACGCTGTTTATTGTTCTGCCGAGGCAGAGTTCGGGTACGACGAGTGTGACGGGAAACAGTTTTGGTGTGGTGAACTATACGGCGAATGTTCAGGGTGCAAAAGAGTACTCGGGAGATCAGGGAAGTCCGGTGACGATAGAGATCTCTTCGCCGAATGAACAGGTGAAGAGAGTCTGGGAGAATCTACTGAAAGCTTCCGGTGTTGTTGAACAAAACGGAAATCTGCAGTACTATGGAAAAGTCAAGGTTCTGTCAGTGAATTATGCAATGAAGGTTCAGGGGGCAGTGCCATGGCAGTAA